In a single window of the Paramisgurnus dabryanus chromosome 23, PD_genome_1.1, whole genome shotgun sequence genome:
- the tnnt2d gene encoding troponin T2d, cardiac — MSDTEDMDDGVQEEGAVSKGHFNNDKYEFKTKNFIVSIYHLCIVCGLFCSIAEKKISAILVDDSRAKPKFLSNIQAPKIPEGDKVDFDDIHRKRQEKDLSELQSLIEAHFVQRQKDEQELIALVNRIENRRAERAEQQRVRTEKEKERQARLAEERERKEQEEQRKKHDEDAKKKKALTNMTHQYGGTQQRGEGRKGAKKQTEREKKKKILAERRKPLSVDHLSEDKLKDKANELWQWLMGLEAEKYDLNEKLKRQKYDINLLLARVQDHQSAKGRGKGKMGGRLR, encoded by the exons ATGTCTGATACAGAGGACATGGATGATGGAGTTCA ggAGGAAGGTGCTGTATCAAAGGGACAT tttaacaatgacaaatatgaatttaaaacaaaaaactttataGTCTCTATTTACCATTTATGCATTGTTTGTGGACTTTTCTGTTCCAttgctgaaaaaaaaatctctgCCATTTTAGTGGATGACTCCAGAGCCAAACCAAA GTTTCTATCAAATATCCAAGCTCCAAAGATTCCAGAAGGAGATAAAGTTGATTTTgat GACATCCACCGTAAGCGTCAGGAAAAAGATTTATCTGAGCTGCAGTCACTCATAGAAGCTCATTTTGTTCAGAGGCAAAAAGATGAACAGGAACTTATTGCCCTGGTCAACAGAATT GAGAATAGGCGCGCAGAGAGAGCTGAGCAGCAGCGTGTACGTACAGAGAAAGAGAAGGAGCGACAGGCCAGACTCGCT GAAGAGAGAGAAAGGAAGGAACAAGAGGAACAAAGGAAGAAACACGATGAAGATGCCAAGAAGAAGAAAGCTCTCACTAACATGACCCACCAGTATGGAGGAACACAGCAAAGG GGTGAGGGCCGCAAAGGTGCCAAGAAAcaaacagaaagagagaaaaagaagaagatACTGGCTGAGCGACGGAAGCCACTTAGCGTTGATCATCTGAGTGAAGACAAACTCAA GGATAAAGCCAATGAGCTGTGGCAGTGGTTGATGGGACTGGAAGCAGAGAAGTACGATCTGAACGAGAAACTAAAACGCCAGAAATATGAC ATAAATCTGCTCCTTGCACGGGTTCAAGATCACCAGAG TGCCAAGGGTCGAGGCAAAGGCAAAATGGGAGGAAGACTAAGATAG